DNA from Petropleomorpha daqingensis:
TGGACATCGCCGTCGACCAGGGCGGCTGCTTCGAGGACACCCGGCCGACCACGCACGACGCGCCGACCTTCCGGGTGCACGAGTCGGTCTTCTACTGCGTGGCCAACATGCCCGGCGCCGTCCCGAACACCTCGACCTTCGCGCTGACCAACGTGACGCTGCCCTACGTGATGGCGCTGGCCAACGAGGGGACGGCGGCCGCGGTGCGCGCGCACGCCGACCTCGCGCACGGCGTCAACGTCGTGGCCGGCCAGGTCGTGCTGCCCGAGGTCGCCGAGGCGCACGGGATGAAGAGCGTCCCGTGGGAGGAGGTGCTCGTCTGACCGCCACCGTCTCCGACGTCTCCGCCATCGAGCGGGTCGTCACCGGCTACCTGGACCACCTGACCGTCGAGCGCGGCCTCGCCGCCAACAGCATCGCCTCCTACCGCCGCGACCTGCGGCGCTACACCGCGTACCTGGCCGGCGCCGGCGTCACCGCGCTGCGCGAGATCGCCGAGTCCGACGTCGAGGGCTTCCTGGTGGCGCTGCGGCAGGGGGACGACGAGCACCCGCCGCTGTCGGCGAGCTCGGCGGCGCGCGCGGTCGTCGCCGTCCGCGGGCTGCACCGCTTCGCCCTGCTCGACGGGCTGGTGCCCGACGACGTCGCCCACGAGGTGCGCCCGCCGTCGCCGGCGAAGCGGCTGCCCAAGGCGATCCCGGTCGAGTCGGTCGTCGCGCTCATCGAGGCCGCCGGGTCGGTGGAGGGCCCGCGCGGGCTGCGCGACCGGGCGCTGCTGGAGCTGCTGTACAGCACCGGCGCGCGCATCTCCGAGGCGGTCGGGCTGGCCGTCGACGACCTCGACCACGGGCAGGCCGCCGTCCGGCTGGCCGGCAAAGGCGGCAAGGAGCGCGTCGTCCCGGTCGGCTCCTACGCGCTCAAGGCGGTCGAGGACTACCTGGTCCGTGCCAGGCCGGCGCTGGCCGCGGCCGGCCGGGCCGGGGTGCGCGGCGGTGCGCTGTTCCTCAACGTCCGCGGCGGGTCGCTGTCGCGGCAGAGCGCGTGGGCGATCCTCCGGACGGCGGCCGAGCGGGCCGGCCTCACGGCGGAGGTCTCGCCGCACACCCTGCGGCACTCCTTCGCCACCCACCTGCTCGACGGCGGCGCCGACGTCCGCGTCGTCCAGGAGCTGCTCGGCCACGCGTCGGTGACGACGACCCAGGTCTACACGCTGGTCACCGTGGACCGGCTGCGCGAGGTCTACGCCAGCAGCCATCCGCGGGCACTGAGGTGACAGCGGTCCACAGGCTTCCTCGGTAGGTTCTGCCAACTGCCTCGGCTCAACCCGTTCGCTGGTTGGCATCCTTCGACACGTCACACTCCGTTGTCGGCGTGCCTCCTCAGGAATGCGCGCCAGCTTCCCTACGGTCGGGGACACCCGAGCGGGCAGGACGGCTGACCGCACCCGGATGACCCCGGATCGGGCAGGCACTGGAGGCAACGGACACCATGGCGACCCGAGCGGACGCGGCAAGCCCCGCCGTCGCGCGCCCGCAGGACACCGATCCGGAGATGGGTGCTGCGGCGCTGCGGTCGGGAGACCCGGCCAAGGCGCGTCAGACCAAGCTGCCCGACCCGAAGCCGCTCACCGAGCACGGGCCGGCGCGGGTCATCGCGATGTGCAACCAGAAGGGCGGCGTCGGCAAGACGACGTCGACCATCAACCTGGGCGCCGCGCTGGTCGAGCACGGCCGCAAGGTGCTGCTCGTCGACCTGGACCCGCAGGGTGCGCTGTCGGTGGGGCTGGGCGTGCCGGCCCAGAACCTGGACCGCACCATCTACAACGCCCTGATGGAGCGCAACACCACGCTCGCCGACGTCACGGTGCCCACCGACATCCCGGGCCTGGACCTCGTGCCGAGCAACATCGACCTGTCGGCCGCCGAGGTGCAGCTGGTCAGCGAGGTCGCCCGCGAGCAGACCCTGCTGCGCGTGCTGGCCGCCGCCCGCGAGCACTACGACTACATCCTCATCGACTGCCAGCCCTCGCTGGGCCTGCTCACGGTGAACGCGCTCACCGCGGCGCAGGGCGTGATCATCCCGCTGGAGTGCGAGTTCTTCTCGCTGCGCGGCGTGGCCCTGCTGGTCGACACGATCGACAAGGTCAAGGAGCGGCTCAACCCGTCGCTGGAGATCTCCGGCATCCTCGCCACGATGTACGACTCGCGGACCGTGCACTGCCGCGAGGTGTTCAGCCGGGTGGTCGAGGCCTTCGGCGACACCGTCTTCCAGACCGTGATCACCCGCACCGTCCGGTTCCCGGAGACCACCGTCGCCGGGCAGCCGATCACCACCTGGGCCCCGACGTCCTCCGGCGCGTCGGCCTACCGCGACCTCGCCAAGGAGGTGCTGGCGCTGTGACCCGCCGGCCCGTGCTCCCCGGCGCGAACGAGCTGTTCCGCCGCACCGACACCCCGCCCGTCGAGGCCGAGGTCACCGAGCTGCCCAGCCTCAGCTCGACGGCCAGCTCGCCGGCCATGCGCGGCGGCGCCGCCCGCAAGGACGACGTCCAGCCGCTGACGCTGGTGCCCGGTGGCGCCTCGGCCGCCGGCGACGACCTCGCCGCGTTCCGCACGCCCGTTGCGCCGGCGCCGGTGTCGGCGCCGGCCATCCCGACCCGCGGCCGACCGCAGAAGTCGATGCGCGCCGACCGGACCAAGCACGACGAGAAGATCACCGTCTACCTCTCCGCCGAGGAGCTCCTCGGCCTGGAGGGCGCCCGCCTGGTGCTGCGCGGTCAGCACGGCGTCGCCGCCGACCGCGGGCGGATCGTCCGCGAGGCGGTCGCGGTGATCCTCGCCGACCTCGAGGAGCGCGGCGACGAGTCGGTGCTGGTCCGGCGGCTGCGCGGGGCCTGAGCATCACCGCTCGACCTGATGGACCACCGCGCCACGGCACGGCGAACCATCAGGAGGTGCGGCTCACCTCATGACGGAGCTGGTCCGGACGGGCGTCGCCTACGCTCGGCCGACGTGATGGTCAGCAGCCCGCCGGACCCGGCGGCGCAGCCCGAGGGCGGGCAGCGGTTCACCGTCAAGCTGACCAACTTCGAGGGCCCGTTCGACCTGCTGCTGCAGCTGATCGGCAAGCACAAGCTCGACGTCACCGAGATCGCGCTGTCGAAGGTCACCGACGAGTTCATCGCGCACCTGCGCGCGCTCGGCGACGAGCTCGACCTCGACCAGGCCAGCGAGTTCCTGGTCATCGCCGCCACGCTGCTCGACCTCAAGGCGGCCCGGTTGCTGCCCGCGGCCGAGGTGGAGGACGAGGAGGACCTCGAGCTGCTCGAGGCCCGCGACCTGCTCTTCGCCCGGCTGCTGCAGTACAAGGCCTACAAGGAGGCCGCCGCGTTCCTGCGCGAGCGGGAGGCGCAGGCCGCCCGGCGGTTCGCCCGCGACGCCGCGCTGGAGCCGCGGTTCGCCGAGCTCATGCCCGAGGTGCTGCTCGGCATCACCCCGCAGCAGTTCGCCGCGCTGGCCGCCAGGGCGCTGACCCCGAAGGCGCCGCAGACGGTGAGCGTCAGCCATCTGCACGCCCCCGCGGTCAGCGTCGCCGAGCAGCTGCTCGCCGTCCGCAACCAGCTGATCCGCTCCGGGACGGCGAGCTTCCGGGCGCTGACCGCTGACTGCGCGCACACCGTCGAGGTGGTGGCCCGCTTCCTCGCGCTGCTGGAGCTGTACCGGCAGCAGCGCGTGGTCTTCGAGCAGGTGACGCCCCTGGGCGACCTGTCCGTGCGCTGGACCGGGGGCACCGCGGACGACGAGCCCACGGACGCCGACGAGGAGTACGCATGACCGAGGGCGAGAAGACGCCGATCTCCTGGGACGCGCTCGCCGCCGAGCTGGCCGCCACGCGCGAGGAGGCCGAGGCCCGCGGCGACGCCGACCCGGAGACCTGGGACGCCGTCGCCTCGCAGCTGGCCGCGCGGGTCGCCGAGCGCGAGCCGGAGGCCGTCGAGATCCTGCCGCCGGTCGACGAGCCGGCGCCGCTACCGCCACCCGTCGCGGCGGTCCCCGCCCCGAAGCCGGAACCCGAACCGGAGCCCGAGCAGCTGGAGATCGCGCTGCTCGAGCCCGAGGAGCTGCGCGGCGGCCTGGAAGCGCTGCTGTTCGTCATGGACGACCCGGTCGACGTCGCGACCCTGGCCACCGCGCTGCGCTGCCCGCCGCACCAGGTGGTCGAGGGCCTGGCCGGGCTCGCCGAGGAGTACGACCGGCGCCGATCCGGACTCGTCCTGCGCAAGGTGGGGGAGGGGTGGCGGCTCTACACCCGCGACGACTACGCCGAGGTGGTGGAGCGCTACCTGGTCGGCGGGCAGCAGAGCCGGCTCACCCAGGCCGCGCTGGAGACCCTCGCCGTCATCGCCTACCGGCAGCCGGTCACCCGCTCGCGGGTCTCGGCGATCCGTGGGGTCGGGGTGGACGGCGTCATGCGCACGCTGATCGGCCGCGGTCTCGTGCACGAGGTCGGCACCGATCCCGACAGCGGGGGAGGGCTGTACGAGACCACGCCGCTGTTCCTGGAGCGGCTGGGGCTGACCGGCCTCGACGAGCTGCCCGAGCTCGCGCCGCTGCTCCCGGAGACCTCCGCCGTCCTCGACGAGCACCCCGACGCCTGACCGCCACCCGCCGGCCGATCGTCGCGACTTCTGCGATCTCGTGGCTTTCCACCCCTGAATAGCCACGAGATCGCAGAAGTCATGAACCAAGTGCCCGCCGGACGGCGGCGACGACCTCCTCCGGGCGTCCGAGAACATCGGCCGAGCTGAACCGCAGCACCGTCCACCCCTCGAGCACGAGCCGGTTCTGGCGGCGCAGGTCGTCGACGAACGTCTTGCGCTCGCGGTGGTGATCCCCGTCGAACTCGATGAGCACCTTCCGGTCCGGCCAGGCGAGGTCACCGAAGCCGATCTGCCGTCCGCGCTCGTCCATCGCCCGGTGCTGCAGCACCGGACGTGGAAGTCCTGCTTCATGGAGCAACCAGCGCAGGACCGATTCCATCGGCGAGTCGACCTTCGGGTCTGCGACGGCGAGCGCTCGGCGGGCACGGGCCGCGCCGGGACCTGTCGGCCGCCGCGCCAGCGCTGCCTCCAGGTGCGCGGGTCTGCACAAGACGTCGAGCAGCTGGTCGGTGACGGCGAGCAGAGCCGCAGGCTCGAGGACGGCGGCGAGGTCGCGCCAGGTCCGCTCCGGCGTCGTGACGACGAAGCCCCAGCGTCGTTCGACGTCGTCGCTCGCCAACTCCGTCCGATGGAACCGGCGGTCGCTCCGATTCCGCACCCTCGAGCCGGGCGGCACGATCAGGTGCACGACGTCGCTCTCGGGCTGGAGCGGGATGGCCACCTTCCACATGGCCGCGGCCGTGTGATGGCTGATGACCGCTCCTGGTGGCGCCGTCATCAGGATCGCCGGCAGCCTGTTGCGCAACTCTCCGGCGTCCGCCGCGGAGACGTAGGTATCGCGTGACAGCCGAGTGATGTCCCGGTGCCGCAGGTGCCAGTCGGAGAGACCGGCCAGCGCCGCCGCACGACGGGTGCTCGGCTGCTGCAGGCGCGAAGGAACGGGACGGCGAGGCACCCGCACAGGGTGGCGGCGGCGCCGTCGTCCTCGCTGACGTCGTCCACAGCCCCCATGAGTTCTGCGATCTCGTGGCTATCAGGACGTGGAAAGCCACGAGATCGCAGAACTCGCGAGGCGGTCGGACCGGAGCGCGGTCACCCGCGGCGGGCGAGGAGGGCGGCGGCGGCCAGGACGACGGCGGCGATCGCCATGAGGACCAGTTGCGCGGCGCCGTCGGCGATGTCGGAGATCGTGATCACCGGGCAGGCGCAGAGCAGCAGCAGCGCCACGCCGGTCACGGCGCGGCGCGACGAGCTCATCCAGAGCAGCACCGTGCCGATCAGGCCCGCGAGCAGACCCAGCAGGTAGAGCCCCCCGCCGCCGATGTTCACGCCGTACGGCCGCCCACCGGCCCAGAAGACGACGGCGGCGGCCAGCAGCGCCACCGCGCCCACCTCGCAGGCCACCGTGCCCGTCCGTCGGGCGCCGGCGGTGCTCTCCTCGGGATCGGTCACAGCCGCATTCCTACCCGGATGGGAGACTGGACCCCGATGGACATCACCACCGGTGCCGGCGAGGGCTGGTCCGAGGACATGGAGCTCGCGCCGGCACACCCCGGCGACACCGAGGCGCCCGACGCGGCGCACCCCGAGGGGGAGCGGCTGCAGAAGGTGCTCGCCCGCGCCGGGGTCGGATCCCGCCGCGTGGTCGAGAACATGGTCGACGAGGGCCGGATCGCGGTGAACGGCCGCACCGTCACCGTGCAGGGCATGCGGGTCGACCCGCACCGCGACCGGATCGCCGTCGACGGCGTGCGCATCGAGGTCCGCGACGACCGGGTCACCTACGCGCTGAACAAGCCGGCCGGCGTGATCACCGCCATGAGCGACGACCGCGCCCGGCCCACGGTCGGCGACATGGTCGGCGACCTCGCCCCTGGCCTGGTGCACGTCGGCCGGCTCGACCAGGACACCGAGGGCCTGCTGCTGGTCACCAACGACGGCGAGCTGGCCCACCGGCTGGCCCACCCGTCCTACGAGGTGCCGAAGACCTACCTCGCCCAGGTGAGCGGCTCGGTGCCCCGCGACATGGCCAAGCGCCTGCGCGCCGGGATCGAGCTGGACGACGGCCCGGTCAAGGTCGACGCCTTCCGGGTCGTCGACACCCACGCCGGCCAGTCCGTCGTCGAGGTGGTGCTCCACGAGGGCCGCAAGCACATCGTGCGCCGGCTGCTGGCGGAGGTCGGGCTGCCGGTGTCGCGGCTGACCCGGACGGCGGTCGGACCGGTGCAGCTCAACCGGATGCGGGTCGGTTCGATCCGCAAGCTCACCCGCCAGGAGCTCGGGTCCCTGCAGGAGCTCGTCGGGTTGTAGGTGAGGTGCTGGAACGGCCCTCGTCCAGGGCCCCGACCTGAGCTTGCGAAGGTCGGGCGGGACGGGGGTCCTTCTAGACTCGACAGGGCTCCCGGGCAGTACGGGGTGCCGGGAGCGAAGGAGAGTGCATGGCCGTCCGCGCCATCCGGGGCGCCACGCAGGTGGACGCCGACGACCGGGAGCAGGTGCTCGAGGCCACCCGTGAGCTGGTCACCGCCGTCATGGACCGCAACGCGCTGGTCCACGACGACGTCATCAGCATCCTGTTCACCGCGACCCCGGACATCGTCTCGGAGTTCCCGGCGCTGGCCGCCCGCGAGCTCGGCTTCGGCGACGTGCCGCTCATGTGCGCCACCGAGATGAACGTGCCGCACGCGCTGCCGCGGGTGCTGCGCCTCATGGCGCACGTCGACGTGGAGAAGCCGCGCGAGGACATCCAGCACGTCTACCTGCGCGGCGCGGTGGCCCTGCGAAGGGACATCGCCCAGTGAGCGAGCATCGCAGCGAGGAACGAGCGAGGAGCAGAGCCCAGTGACCGCCGAGTTCAGCGGGCAGATCACGCTCGACGGCCCGTCGGGCACCGGCAAGTCCAGCGTCGCCCGGCAGGTCGCCCAGCAGCTGGGCGCGCACTACCTCGACACCGGCGCGATGTACCGGGCCGCCACCGTCGCGGTGCTCGACGCCGGCGTCGCCCTCGACGACAAGGTCGCCGTCGCCCGCGCGGTGTCGGCGGCCACGATCGAGGTCGGCACCGACGCCCGGCGCGAGAAGGTCAAGGTGGACGGCGTCGACGTGCGGCAGCGGATCCGCGGCGCCGAGGTCACCCGGGCGGTCTCGCCGGTCTCCGCCGTCCCCGCCGTCCGCAGGCTGCTGGTCGCCCGCCAGCGGGAGCTGGTGAACGGGGCCGACGCGGTCGTGGTCGAGGGCCGCGACATCGGCACCGTCGTCCTGCCCGACGCGACGCTGAAGATCTACCTCACCGCCTCGCCCGAGGTGCGCGCCCAGCGCCGGGCCGGGCAGCTCGGGGTCACCGACCCCGACAAGATCGCCGCGCTGGCCGCCGACCTGCGCCGCCGTGACGACTACGACAGCCGCCGCGCCGACAGCCCGCTGCGGCCGGCCGAGGACGCCGTCGTCGTCGACAGCACCGACCTGGCGCAGGAGGAGACCGTGGCCAAGGTCGTCGCGCTGGCGCTCGACGCCGTCCGGACAGGGCAGGCGTCATGAGCGTGGAGCAGACGGGCCCGCTGCCCGTGGTGGCGATCGTCGGGCGGCCCAACGTCGGCAAGTCGACGCTGGTCAACCGGATCCTGGGCCGGCGGGCCGCCGTCGTCCAGGACACCCCGGGCGTCACCCGCGACCGGATCGCCTACGAGGCGCTGTGGAACGGCAAGCGGTTCACCCTCGTCGACACCGGCGGCTGGGACCCGAAGGCGGCCGGGCTGGGGGCTTCGATCACCCGCCAGGCCGAGTACGCCATGAACACCGCCGACGTCATCGTCTTCGTCGTCGACAGCTCGGTCGGCGCCACCGACACCGACCTGGCCGCCGCGCGCATCCTCCGGCGAGCCGACCGGCCGGTGGTCCTCGTGGCCAACAAGGTCGACGACGAGCGCAGCGAGGCCAACGCCGCCGAGCTGTGGTCGCTGGGCCTGGGCGAGCCGAACCCGGTCAGCGCCCTGCACGGCCGCAACTCCGGAGACCTGCTCGACCTGATCCTCGACGCGATGCCCGAGGCGCCGCGCGAGCAGGAGGAGGAGGGCGGCCCGCGCCGCGTCGCCCTCGTCGGCCGGCCCAACGTCGGCAAGTCCAGCCTGCTCAACCGGCTGGCCAAGGACGAGCGCTCGGTCGTCGACTCGGTCGCCGGCACCACCGTCGACCCGGTCGACTCGATCGTCACCCTCGGCGGCGAGGAGTGGCGCTTCGTCGACACCGCCGGCCTGCGCCGCAAGGTGTCGACGGCGTCGGGCACCGAGTACTACGCCAGCCTGCGCACCGAGGCCGCGATCCAGGCCGCCGAGGTGGCGATCGTGCTGCTGGCCGCCGACGAGGTGATCAGCGAGCAGGACCAGCGGGTGATCACCCAGGTCATCGAGGCCGGCCGCGCGCTGGTGCTGGCGATCAACAAGTGGGACACCCTCGACGAGGACCGCCACTTCCAGCTGGAGAAGGAGGTCGAGCGCGACCTCTCCCGGGTGAAGTGGGCCAGCCGGGTCAACATCTCGGCCAAGACCGGCCGTGGGGTGGACAAGCTCGCCCAGCACCTGCGGGCCGCGCTGGCCTCGTGGGAGACCCGGGTGCCGACGGCGGAGCTCAACACCTACGTCCGGCAGCTCGTGCAGGAGACCCCGCCGCCGGCCCGCGGTGGGCGCGCCCCGCGGATCAAGTACGTGACGCAGGCCGACGTCCGCCCGCCGCGGTTCGTCGTCTTCTCCACCGGGTTCCTCGAGGCCGGCTACCGGCGGTTCCTGGAGCGCAAGCTGCGGGAGCGGTACGGCTTCGACGGCTCGCCGATCGTCGTCTCGGTCAAGGTGCAGAGTGGCCGCGGGAGCGACAAGAAGTCCTGACCTGCGTCCGGCCCGTCCCGCGGACGCCGGCCAGGTCGCCGACGTGTGGTTGCGCTCGTTCGCGGCCGCCCTGCCGGGGGTGCGCCGGGCGCACTCGGATGACGAGGTGCGCCGGTGGGTCGCCGAGGTCCTGCTGCCGACCCACGACGTCTGGGTGGCCGACGACGGCGGCACCGTGGTCGGCCTCCTGGCGCTGTCCGACGGCCGGCTCGACCAGCTCTACCTCGCCCCGGACCGGCGCGGTCGCGGGCTCGGCGACCGGTTCGTCGCGCTGGCCAAGCAGCGTCAGCCGGGCGGCCTGCAGCTGTGGACCTTCCAGGCCAACGAGCCGGCGTGGCGCTTCTACCTGCGCCACGGGTTCGTCGAGGTCGAGCGCACCGACGGGTCGCGCAACGAGGAGCGCGAGCCCGACGTCCGGCTCGTCTGGGACCCCCGTGGGTGCCCGCCGTGAGCGCCTTCGACCTCGCCCTGCCGCGGCGGGTGCTGTTCGGGCCGGGCCGCGCCGCCGAGCTCGCCGGGCTGCTGCCGGCGCTGGGGGAGCGGCCCGTGCTCTGCACCGGCCGCGACCCGGCGCGGCACGGGCACCTGCTGGGCCGCGCGCCGGCCGCCGTCGTGACCGTCGCCCGCGAGCCCACGGTCGACGACGTCCGGGCGGCGACCCACCGGGCGCGGGCAGTCGGCGCCGACGTGGTCGTGGCGATCGGCGGCGGCAGCGTGCTCGACCTGGGCAAGGCGGTGGCGGTGCTGCTCGGCAACGGCACCGATCCGCTCGACCACCTGGAGGTCGTGGGCCGCGGACTGCCGATCGAGCGGCCGGGGGTGCCGTTCGTCGCGGTGCCGACCACAGCGGGCACCGGCGCCGAGGCGACCGCCAACGCCGTCCTGACCTCGCCCGCGCACGGGCTCAAGGCGAGCCTGCGCAGCCCGCACCTGCTGGCCGCGGTCGCCCTGGTCGACCCGCTGCTGACGCTCGGCTGCCCTCCGGAGGTGACCGCGAGCAGCGGGCTGGACGCGCTGACCCAGTGCCTCGAGCCCTACGTCTCACCCCAGGCCAACCCGGCCACCGACGCCGTCGCGGCCGAGGGGCTGCGGCGCGCCGCCCGGTCGCTGGCGCGGGCGTACGCGCACGGCGACGACGCCGCGGCCCGCGAGGACATGGCGCTGTGCAGCCTGTTCGGCGGCATCGCCCTGGCCAACGCGAAGCTCGGGGCGGTGCACGGCCTCGCCGGCGTCGTCGGCGGCACGGTGGACGCGCCGCACGGCGCGGTGTGCGCCGCGCTGCTCGCGCCGGTCGTCGAGGCGAACCTCCGGGCGCTCCGCGAGCGAGAGCCGGGCTCGCCCGCGCTGTCGCGCTACGCCGCGGTGGCCCGGCTGCTGACCGGCCGGGACGACGCGGTCGCCGACGACGCGGTGACCTGGCTGCGGGAGACCGTGCGCGCCCTCGACGTGCCGCCCCTCGATCTCCCGCCGGCACTGCACGGCGAGGTCGCCGAGAAGGCGGCGCGCTCCAGCAGCATGCAGGGCAATCCGGTGCGCCTCGGGCCCGACGAGCTCCTCGCGGTCCTCCGGTCGGCGACCTAGAGGTCGACCGCGCTGCCCATCGTGACCGTCCGGTCGCGGGGGAGCCCGAAGTAGGCGGCCGGGTCGGCGGCGTTGTGCGCGAGGAAGAGGAACAGCGACTTGCGCCAGCGGATCATGCCGGGTGCGCCGGTGCGGGTGACCGCGCCGCGGGAGAGGAAGTAGCGGGCGTTCTCGACGTCGGAGATCCCCGGCTCGAGCACCTCGGCTTCGCGGGCCTGCAGCAGCGCCTCGGGGATGTTCGGCTCGTCGGAGAAGCCGAAGGTCACGCACAGGTACTGGATGCGGTCGTCGGGGTGGCCGAGGTCGTCGGTGGTGAACCGGTCGTGCGGCGGGACGTGGGGCACGTTGGCCGACTTGGCCGAGACGATGAGCACGGCGTGGTGCAGCACCTCGTTGACCGCGACGTTGGCGCGCAGGGCCAGCGGCGTGGTCTCCATGCCGGGGTGGGGGAAGACGGCGATGCCCTCGACGCGGTGCGGCGGGTTCTCGTAGAGCTCGTGCACGAAGTCCTCGAGCGGTCCCTCCTGCTCGGCGCGGTTGCGGCCCACGATCTCCCGGCCGCGCCGCCACGTCGTCATGACGGTGAAGACGACGAGGGCGATGAGCAGCGGCAGCCAGCCGCCGTGCAGCACCTTGGACAGGTTCGCGGCGAGGAAGGTCAGCTCGACGCCGCCGAAGGCGACGCCGGCCAGCACCAGCTGCCACGGCTTCCAGTGCCACAGCACGCGGGCGACGATGAGCAGCAGCACCGTGTCGACGACGAGCGCCCCGGTCACCGAGACGCCGTAGGCGGTGGCCAGCCGCTGCGACGACCGGAAGGCGAGCACGACGACGAGCACACCGGCGAACAGCAGCGCGTTGACGCCGGGCAGGTAGATCTGGCCGCCCTCGTGCTGGGAGGTCTGCCGCACGGTCACCGGCGGGAGCAGCCCGAGCTGCACCGCCTGCCGCGACAGCGAGAACGCGCCCGAGATGACGGCCTGGCTGGCGATCACCGTCGCGGCGGTGGCCAGGAAGACCATCGGGATGCGCGCCCACTCGGGGAAGGACAGGAAGAACGGGTTGGCGATGGCTGCCGGGTGCCGGATGATCTCCGAGGCCTGGCCCAGGTAGTTCAGGATCAGCGCCGGGAAGACGACGACGAACCACGCGCGCAGGATCGGCATCCGGCCGAAGTGGCCCATGTCGGCGTAGAGCGCCTCGGCGCCGGTGATCACCAGCACGACGGCGCCCATGGCGATGAACGCGATGAACGGGTGGTCGACGACGAACAGGACGGCGTAGCTCGGCGACAGCCCTGCGAGCACACCGGGGTGCTGGACGACGCCGGCGATCCCGGCGACGGCCAGGGCGGAGAACCACAGCAGCATGACCGGGCCGAACAGCGAGCCCACCTTGCCGGTGCCGAACCGCTGGACGGCGAACAGCACGGTCAGGATGGCCACGGCCACCGGCACCACGAGATGGCTCAGCCCCGGGGCGGCCACCTCCACGCCCTCGACCGCGGACAGCACGCTGATGGCCGGCGTGATCAGGGAGTCGCCGTAGAACAGCGATACCCCGATGATGCCGATGACCACGAGCACGCGGGCCTTGTCCGCCTTGTCGGCGTAGAGCCGCCGCGCCAGGGCGGTGAGCGCCATGACGCCGCCCTCGCCGTCGTTGTCGGCGCGCATGAGGATGCCGACGTACTTCACCGACACGATGAGCGTGACCGACCAGAACATCAGGGAGATGACGCCGTAGACGTCGCTGACGTTCGCCTGCACGGCGTTGTGGTCGAGGGAGAACACCGTCTGCAGCGCGTAGAGCGGGCTCGTGCCGATGTCGCCGAAGACGATCCCGAGCGCGGCCAGCACGAGCGCGGTGCCACCGGCGTTCGGGTGCGACGGGGCCGTCGTGGCCCCGGAGTCCGGTGACGGCACCTCCGTCGTCTCGGACGGGGTTTCCGCGTGCGTCACCTGGTGCCTCCCGCGGCGAGTTCAGTAGGTCCATCGTGATCGTGGTGGTCGACGGATGTCGAGCCGAGATCACCCTGTCGGTGCGGCCGACCGGCCGCAGGTCGAGGCCGACCGGTGCGGTAATCTGCTCGGGCGGTCGTCGCGCAGCGATGGCACGCGGGCTGTAGCGCAGCTTGGTAGCGCACCTGACTGGGGGTCAGGGGGTCGCAGGTTCAAATCCTGTCAGCCCGACAGCGGGAAACCGCAGGTCAGGGGCCGTGTCCGGAGAGATCCGGAACGGCCCCTGACCGCCTTCTGGGGTGATTTGACCACCATTTTGACCACCATGAGGCCACCCTTACCTGCTCGCTGAGCAGCGCTGATGGTCCCGTGCGGAACCCCTCGGTTCTGCGTCTCCGGGGACGGAGGTGACCGTGGCTATCGGTCGAGTGCGTCGCCGAGGACGTCGATCGCCCGGCGGGCGACGTCGGGGGAGAGGGGGCCGTAGATGTCGCCGGTGATGGC
Protein-coding regions in this window:
- a CDS encoding potassium transporter Kup; translated protein: MTHAETPSETTEVPSPDSGATTAPSHPNAGGTALVLAALGIVFGDIGTSPLYALQTVFSLDHNAVQANVSDVYGVISLMFWSVTLIVSVKYVGILMRADNDGEGGVMALTALARRLYADKADKARVLVVIGIIGVSLFYGDSLITPAISVLSAVEGVEVAAPGLSHLVVPVAVAILTVLFAVQRFGTGKVGSLFGPVMLLWFSALAVAGIAGVVQHPGVLAGLSPSYAVLFVVDHPFIAFIAMGAVVLVITGAEALYADMGHFGRMPILRAWFVVVFPALILNYLGQASEIIRHPAAIANPFFLSFPEWARIPMVFLATAATVIASQAVISGAFSLSRQAVQLGLLPPVTVRQTSQHEGGQIYLPGVNALLFAGVLVVVLAFRSSQRLATAYGVSVTGALVVDTVLLLIVARVLWHWKPWQLVLAGVAFGGVELTFLAANLSKVLHGGWLPLLIALVVFTVMTTWRRGREIVGRNRAEQEGPLEDFVHELYENPPHRVEGIAVFPHPGMETTPLALRANVAVNEVLHHAVLIVSAKSANVPHVPPHDRFTTDDLGHPDDRIQYLCVTFGFSDEPNIPEALLQAREAEVLEPGISDVENARYFLSRGAVTRTGAPGMIRWRKSLFLFLAHNAADPAAYFGLPRDRTVTMGSAVDL
- the der gene encoding ribosome biogenesis GTPase Der, with translation MSVEQTGPLPVVAIVGRPNVGKSTLVNRILGRRAAVVQDTPGVTRDRIAYEALWNGKRFTLVDTGGWDPKAAGLGASITRQAEYAMNTADVIVFVVDSSVGATDTDLAAARILRRADRPVVLVANKVDDERSEANAAELWSLGLGEPNPVSALHGRNSGDLLDLILDAMPEAPREQEEEGGPRRVALVGRPNVGKSSLLNRLAKDERSVVDSVAGTTVDPVDSIVTLGGEEWRFVDTAGLRRKVSTASGTEYYASLRTEAAIQAAEVAIVLLAADEVISEQDQRVITQVIEAGRALVLAINKWDTLDEDRHFQLEKEVERDLSRVKWASRVNISAKTGRGVDKLAQHLRAALASWETRVPTAELNTYVRQLVQETPPPARGGRAPRIKYVTQADVRPPRFVVFSTGFLEAGYRRFLERKLRERYGFDGSPIVVSVKVQSGRGSDKKS
- a CDS encoding GNAT family N-acetyltransferase is translated as MAAGATRSPDLRPARPADAGQVADVWLRSFAAALPGVRRAHSDDEVRRWVAEVLLPTHDVWVADDGGTVVGLLALSDGRLDQLYLAPDRRGRGLGDRFVALAKQRQPGGLQLWTFQANEPAWRFYLRHGFVEVERTDGSRNEEREPDVRLVWDPRGCPP
- a CDS encoding iron-containing alcohol dehydrogenase, with amino-acid sequence MSAFDLALPRRVLFGPGRAAELAGLLPALGERPVLCTGRDPARHGHLLGRAPAAVVTVAREPTVDDVRAATHRARAVGADVVVAIGGGSVLDLGKAVAVLLGNGTDPLDHLEVVGRGLPIERPGVPFVAVPTTAGTGAEATANAVLTSPAHGLKASLRSPHLLAAVALVDPLLTLGCPPEVTASSGLDALTQCLEPYVSPQANPATDAVAAEGLRRAARSLARAYAHGDDAAAREDMALCSLFGGIALANAKLGAVHGLAGVVGGTVDAPHGAVCAALLAPVVEANLRALREREPGSPALSRYAAVARLLTGRDDAVADDAVTWLRETVRALDVPPLDLPPALHGEVAEKAARSSSMQGNPVRLGPDELLAVLRSAT